Genomic DNA from Fusarium keratoplasticum isolate Fu6.1 chromosome 2, whole genome shotgun sequence:
tggcttgaTCGGATGAAGAATTCGGGTTCAAATTGGCGACTGGTAGTGTCGATTGGTGTCCAAGACCAATAACCGCAGGCTTCTCGGTGCTCAGTCGTACGAACGTAGCTATCAGAGGCTTGAGTACATccttttctccttctttggCGTCAAACATGGCAAATATACGTCGAAGGAGGGCATGCTCGGCAAAGATTCCTCGAAAGACTTCCATGCACAAGGCCCTCTTCCAGATAGAATCATCTTGGTCGAGGAGTTGTGTCAGAATCATCAGTGATTCGCCACATTCCGATGGTAGGATGCTGATGTGTCTGCGGAGCATCGTATAGAGGATACGAACGAGTCGTACCGTGGTTGCAAAGTTTGGCTTCCCCTTCAGAGCACTCATGATAAGAGGCATAACCCTGACCCGCAAGATCTGAGCCTGCTCGGGATGGTTGCTGAAAACACTAGCATGATTCGTAATGACGGACTCGATGAGCTCCAGACCGAATGTCTGCGGAAGTCCTGAGACTCGGATGAATTCCGGGCGTTGATTTTCTGTCATGAGACATAGATCATTAAAGATCTGTTGGTCAGAACCTGATCAGAAAGTGGCCTATACACATACCCGATAAGCGTCAAGTGCTGCAGGACGAGTCTCAGATTGTTCTGGGTCGCCTGTCGGAACATCGCCAGCTTTTTCTACTCTGATTAGACAAGTCCTTGTAGAGATCTATAAAACTTACTGTCCTCGGCAACAACTTTGTCAAACACTGATACAACCAGTTGTTGAAGCGTTGCCGCTGAAGTGTGGTTCACGATGGCATTCTTGCTGCTCTGGAGGGTGAAGCAAATGTTAAGAGCCGTCACCAGCAAGTTTCCCTTGAGGTCCGAAGCATAGTTTTGGACCAGAGAAGGCAGTGCCTGCAAAATTTTGAGCTGCACATCCAAGCCAGCCGAGGTGGCCTGCATCAAGGCCTCTAGCACCTGGTTCAGCTTGGACCGAGGAAGAGCCTGGGCAACGATGAGGCGCTGCAGACAGAcaatggcgatggcggtgaACTTGGCATTCTTGGTTCCGCATGCGATGATGAATGGGTTGACAAAGTTGACCTTTTGGGATAGCTCTGGACAGGGTTAGATGGTGCCGGATTAACATGATGAGGGTCAGACCTTCAGGAGCCGTCTGTTCCGAAGGGTTTCTCAAATTTCTCAACTCTTCAAGAGATTTCTCTGCGGCCTGCAAATACATCAGAATTTGGGACCATACGCTGGCTGCAGCGACTCACTTGTCGCAAGTCATTGTGTTTCCTCTTGCTCTCCTGAATGAGATTCGCCAGCTCCGTGGCTAGGAGTTgcgtcgtcatcttggcccCGGGCAAAATTTCGGCTCAACACGGAGCATGTGGCTTTTTCGCAAGTCCATGCAGCTCGAGATGAAATTCTGCCGCTGCACGACGTTAATCTTGTTGCGATGCTGTTGAATTGTTGTCGTAGGCAGTGATGTGTCCCTTGTAGATGAGGCGGCAGAATCGCTCACCGCCCGCCTCACGTGGGGCGGGTGACGCCAGTGCTCCGAATATGGCAGGAAGGATAAGTTATATGAAGTCGAGTTCAGTCACTAAATAATGCCCAGGAACATACCAGAAAATTTGTTAGAATTACCTTAGATACCCCTTCTTTTGTCCATCCAGGCCCGGATCGCTAGGATAGTGAGATGGGAAGAGTAATGACATCCTGCAAAGTTCACCACTAGCCACCCTAGAGTAACATCTCCATCAAAGATCATGATTCTGGCCTATTATTTAACTATGAAATATGGGATGAGCTCAGATCAAGCATGCATGCAACTCAAGAAACACATCCTTAATTCATTTTCTATGGCTCTTTCTGGTTTATTCTAAAACGACCGAGATTCGCCAATTGGCCCAAGCCTCAGCTCTAGTTACGCCGCTTCATCATGTTAGTACACATGCGGCTTGTTGAGGCAACCAAACATACCAACTCCATTATCCAAGCATTGCGCTTCTAGCACTAAATTTTAAACGGGAACGTTGTTGAACAGGTACGACACAGATTCGCCGTTGTGAGTTCTCCGGATGGCCTGATTTGTTAGCAGAGCAAGTAAAAGTGACCAGGGAACATACCTCAGCCAGGGTGCCGGAAACAtcaatgaccttgagcttAGGGCAGCGCTCGATCTTATCGCCAACTATTGAATGTCAGAAAAAGGCCTCCGTAGAGGCAAGCAGATTACTTACGAGGGACGGCTGGTAAAGTTAGCATATGTCTGTCTGTCTAGTCAAGATGTTGGGTCACTCACTGTTGGTCACAACAAGACCAGAGAGGCATGACTTGTTGATGGTCTCAATGGCGTTACCACTAAGGATACCATGGGTAACAATAGCATAAACCTCACGGGCACCATGCTGGTTCACcgtctcggcagccttggcaagctGTGACGAATTAGATATGCTGTATCCCAAGTCGTCATATGACTTACAGTTCCACAGGTGTCAGCCATGTCATCGACGAGAATGGCAACCTTGTCCTGAACGTCACCAACGAGCACCATGCGGCCAACAACGTTGGGGCGAGGGCGCTCCTTGTGGATGAGAGCAAAACCGGTGTTCAGACGGTCAGCAATCGAGGTGGCACGCTTGGCACCACCAGCGTCAGGCGAAACAATGACGCAGTTCTCAACGTCAAGGTTCTGGCTGATCCATCGAAGGACTGAGGGCTCCGCGTAGAGGTTGTCCACAGGGACGTTGAAGAAGCCCTGGATCTGAGAAGCGTGAAGATCCATAGTAATCACATGATTCTAAGACTATTAGTGAAGTTGAGAGAAAAGGGCCAGTATCGACGCACGCATCCTGAGACCTGGAGCATATTTGCGATGAGCTTTGCGCTGATGGGAGCACGagacttgtccttcttgtcctgcCGAGCATAGGGAAAGTTGACAACAACGGCGGTGATCCGCCGGGCCGAAGCTGTGCGACAGGCGTGAATCATGATGAGGAGCTCCATCAAGCCATTGTTGACGTCTCCGGGGGCGGTGGACTGGAGAATGAAGACGTCCTCGTCACGGACAGACTCGCCGATGGAAACACTGGTCTCCTGGTTGGAGTAGTTGAGGCTCATGGTGTTGGCGATCTCAATGCCGAGTCTGAAGCCGGATCAGCAACTGCGCATACCCATTGCTCACCGCCGCGCCAGACAGAGCCAGCGCCAGGCAATTGGAGAGCTTCCATCTCAAGAACCTACCGACTGGCGACCTTGGCACTGAGATCCGGGTGGGAGCTGCCCGAGATGAGCTTGATTTCGTTCGCCATTTGGTCCAACATTGTcgaagagaggaagaaaaagaagcgGGGCTGAAGATTTTTTGGCGGCGATAAATATGCGCGGGGagctgaggaggatggatggctggatggctggctggcttgggctgggctgCACGGGTTGGTTGACAGGGAGCCGGTATGTGATTCAGGCTGGTGATCAACGCCCAAGAAGAATTCCGTAAAAAGCAGGGATTTTGAGCAGGATGAAGCCGAGGATATGTATGACTAACATGGATTGGATGTAGGGATGTCAACAAAGAGATCAAACTTTTCCATCACGGGTTTTAGGTTGTGGAGCAACGCGCTATCGCCATCGCCTCTGGACAGTCACCTGGACTGGCAAATCCGGATCAACCTGTTGATGGGATTAACTAGCCTCCGGACAGAGCCGTAACTTAATCTGGGGAAAACAGGAATGGTAGAGGTCATCATGATGATTTTGATTGGATTCTAGATCTTTCAATTGCGTTGCATCTGCTTCTGTCGTCTCCAAGCCATGCCTGACTTCCAATCATGGCGACGTCATCTTGGCTTATTCGATGAGATCCGCGGGGAAGTGAAAAAGGCAACTTACCGGCCTGGGATCCAATATCAAAATATTTTACGATTATCCACCTAAAtattctcttctctcattATTCGCGTTTTATTTTTATCCATTTTACCAGCTTTCTGGTAAAATTCCTGTCCTCCGCAGCCTGCCCCTCCATTCCGGCTTGCACCGGAAACTCGCCGGGATATCAAGGAAAAATGGATCAGCTTCGGTAGTCCAATTCGCCGCCGCCTGAACATCATCTGCCCAACCAACAAGGCTCAACTGACGACCTCGATTTGCCCACCAGACATCGAAGCCATCATTGCAACATCTGACGGCCAACTACTACGATCCGAATTTCGAACCAGCGATTTGATGCCCCGTcaaagtcctcctcctccgagtcACCTCACCGCTTGCCCGCCTCGCCCTGCGCATGGTTCAAACCATGTGGGATCAGGGTCATCATCCAGCATGGCACATCATTCCTTTTCGCCGCGACTGCTCTCGCCACGGCTGAGCCCCGCGCCTCCCTCGTCCCTCCACGACATGGCTCGCAACCGCAAGCTCCGCCTGCTCGTCGCCGCGACTGGACCCCGCGATACGTCCTGGGCGCAGGCGCTCGTCGTGCGACTCTCCAAGAACCCTCAGATTGAAGCCCgcgccatcgtcgacgatgtGGTACCGCGGTTGACACAAACAATCATCGTTATGCAGAACCGGAGTTTAGCGCTGGGAATGGGCGACCGAGCGGATGACGTCGAATTTTACCGACAACAAGCGTTTGAACTTGTGGAATGGGCAGATCTGATGGTCTGCGTGCCGCTAGATGCGGACAGTATCGCCAAGATGCTGGTAGGCGTTACAGATACGTTCCTCGGCGAAGTGCTTCGAGGATGGGATACGCAAAAGAATATCGTATTGGTGCCCGGCATGAGCACCCACATGTGGTCGAACccgatgacgaagaagcaTCTTAACAAGATACATCGGAAATGGAACTGGATACGTGTGGTAGCCCCGATATTGTGGCATTACGAAGGAACACCGAATCCGAAGCGAGTACCGAACTGGAACGGCTTCAACGAGGTGCTAggcatcatcaagaaccaaGCAGACTTGCTAGGACTGGGCCGAGACGTCGAGATTGCGACAGGaatggccatggtggctGATGTGGACGTGAAAGTTCAGTCAAAGTTGCCGCCAGAGATATGGACAATTATCCTCGACTACGCGGGAGATTGGGAACTGGCAAAGGCTTTGGGCATGTACACGAACCTTCCGATGCCTCCGACATGGACAAGCCGGCCCAAGGACCCAGCCGACCCCTTGAAGGTCTACGAGCACGAGCTCGAGTGGACCGTCCTAACATGCAACTCGGCAGCGATATGTAAGAAGATATCGCAATCTCCGCCGGAATTCCACGACATCTCGGCGCTGGTTATCAAACTGGTCATCAAGTTTGGGCTTATCGACGTGCTGGCGTATATGGAAGCCAACAGACCGGATCTCTTCAAGGCGTTTGACGGAACGACGTTGCCGACCAAGGCCTCGGCCTACTATCCTCGCACCGATGTGTTGGACTATTGGAAACAGAGCAGATGGTTCAGAGAACGGCATATCTATGACGCAGAAGCCGTGGACGGCGCCTCCAAGAACGGGCATGTTCGTGTGCTGGActggtggtggcggcgaTCCGGACTGTCGATGCGATATACAGAGTCAGCTCTGGAGCAAGCTAGCGGGAGTGGGCATCTCCTTGTGCTCGAATGGTGGCGCGATGCCGCGGCGCAAGACGACAAGGTCGTTTTACGACCGGGCCGGTCACTCTTATGGGCAACACAATATGGGCAAGCTGATGTGCTACGGTGGTGGGACGCGTCGGGTATCCCCGCGGCGCATGGTGATAGCGTTGCCAAGATGGCTAGCCGCTGGGGACAGGTGGACGTTTTGGAGACGTGGAGACGACTCAAAGGCGACGACAAGCTCGTCTACGACGCCGAAGTGCTGGTGCCGCCTACCATATATCAACACCTAGCGGTGCTCGAATGGTGGCGCAAGTTTGCTCACGGAGAACTCCAAGGGATGGAGGGACGTAAGCAGCAGGTCGAGTTTCGAACTTGCAACATTGAAGAGGCGCTTGAGGACAGCATCGGAGACCAGAGCCCGGTTCGACGATGGTGGACACAGAACGGGCTGAACCTGGGACTACGAGATGAGGAATGGCTTAAGACGCGATATCTCTAGGGCGGTTAAGGGCTGGTCGGCGTCTGGACCGATATCTGCACCTGAGCTTAATCGAGGTGGACTGAATTAGATCCCGGGAACCCGGGAGTTTGGAACTGGAAGAGGTGTGGCAGCCCGATGGCACACCGTTTGTCCAGGATGGGAATCATACGCATCGCCGCGTGGCAT
This window encodes:
- a CDS encoding Ribose-phosphate diphosphokinase, which encodes MLDQMANEIKLISGSSHPDLSAKVASRLGIEIANTMSLNYSNQETSVSIGESVRDEDVFILQSTAPGDVNNGLMELLIMIHACRTASARRITAVVVNFPYARQDKKDKSRAPISAKLIANMLQVSGCNHVITMDLHASQIQGFFNVPVDNLYAEPSVLRWISQNLDVENCVIVSPDAGGAKRATSIADRLNTGFALIHKERPRPNVVGRMVLVGDVQDKVAILVDDMADTCGTLAKAAETVNQHGAREVYAIVTHGILSGNAIETINKSCLSGLVVTNTVPLGDKIERCPKLKVIDVSGTLAEAIRRTHNGESVSYLFNNVPV
- a CDS encoding Flavoprotein domain-containing protein, yielding MPRQSPPPPSHLTACPPRPAHGSNHVGSGSSSSMAHHSFSPRLLSPRLSPAPPSSLHDMARNRKLRLLVAATGPRDTSWAQALVVRLSKNPQIEARAIVDDVVPRLTQTIIVMQNRSLALGMGDRADDVEFYRQQAFELVEWADLMVCVPLDADSIAKMLVGVTDTFLGEVLRGWDTQKNIVLVPGMSTHMWSNPMTKKHLNKIHRKWNWIRVVAPILWHYEGTPNPKRVPNWNGFNEVLGIIKNQADLLGLGRDVEIATGMAMVADVDVKVQSKLPPEIWTIILDYAGDWELAKALGMYTNLPMPPTWTSRPKDPADPLKVYEHELEWTVLTCNSAAICKKISQSPPEFHDISALVIKLVIKFGLIDVLAYMEANRPDLFKAFDGTTLPTKASAYYPRTDVLDYWKQSRWFRERHIYDAEAVDGASKNGHVRVLDWWWRRSGLSMRYTESALEQASGSGHLLVLEWWRDAAAQDDKVVLRPGRSLLWATQYGQADVLRWWDASGIPAAHGDSVAKMASRWGQVDVLETWRRLKGDDKLVYDAEVLVPPTIYQHLAVLEWWRKFAHGELQGMEGRKQQVEFRTCNIEEALEDSIGDQSPVRRWWTQNGLNLGLRDEEWLKTRYL